In Candidatus Devosia phytovorans, the DNA window GGCGCAGATCCTGCAGCTTCATGGTGACGCGGTCGAACTTGCTGAGGTCGGGCTGGGTCGGCAGCGGCGTATCGAGCATGATCAGTTGGCTGACCTCTTCGCCGGCGGCTTTCAACTGTTGCGCCATTTCATAGGCAACGAGACCACCGCCGGAGAAACCGGCCAGGAGATAGGGGCCTTCGGGGTGGATGGCCCGCATTTCGACGATGCAGCTGGCAGCGGCTTCCTCGAAGGTTTCATGCGGCGGCGTATCGCCATAGATGCCGCGCGCCTGCAGGCCATAGACCGGGCGCTGAGTACCGACCTGACGCGCCAGCTGGCGCAGGTTGAGCACATTGCCGAACATGCCGGCGCAGATGAACAGCGGGGTGGCGCTGGCATCGGCGGGGATATGCATGGCAACGCGATGGGTCAGCGCCACGGCGAGCTGGGCATCGGCTGCCGGCTTGACGTCGAGTTCGTCATTGGCAGCCACCGGCAGGAGCTTGCAGAGCAAGGCAATGGTGGGCGCTTCAAAGAGCGTCGAGATCGGCAGATCGACGCCAAATTCCTTGCGGATGGAGCGGAACAGCCGCACGGCGACCAGCGAATGGCCGCCGATGTCGAAGAAATTGTCGTCAATGCCGATCTGCTCGATGCCGAGCAGTTCGCGCCAGAAGCTGGCAAGGCGCAGTTCGGTGGTCGTCGAGGGCGCGACGAAGCTGCTGTCGAGATCCGTCGAGCGACCGAAATCGAGCCCCGACTTGCGCGGACCCGAAGCCATCAGGTCGGCGCGGCGGATGAGGCCGGGCAGATCCATGGAGCTGACCACGGGCTGGGTGGCGCCGGTGGCAAGGGCGCGCTCGAGGACATCGAGCGCTTCATGCGGCAGGATGCCCTGGCGAACCTGCTTGGCGAGCTGGCGCTGGGCATTGCCGGAAACGGTCTGGTGCCGCTTGGGCGCGGGCATGCGGACGAGACCCTGCGATGCCTCGATGCGGCGGAGCAGGAGCTTTTCGACCACGAGCAGCACTGCGCCTTCAGGGGTGGCCAGCACGATGTCGAAACCGGCAAAACCTTCGCCATAGGCGGTGCTGTCGGCGAGGCGGACCCAGCTGACGATTTCGGCGGGCAGCGGCTGCAGCTGGGTGATGCGGCCATAGGAGGCGGGCGCCCACAGCGTGTTGGAGCCGGTATAGCCGGGCACGATATCCATGGCAAAGCCGGTGGCGATATCAAGCAGGCCTGGATGGGTCTGGTAGCCAGCGGCGAGGTCGGGTTTGAAGCTATCGGCCAGTGCCAGGCGGGCGAAGGCTTCATTGGCGCCGGATTGCTGGGTGCGCAGCACTTTCCAGCGCGGACCGAAGCGCAGGTGATCCTCCTGCGCAGACTTCAGCGCTTCGCCGGGCTGGGCAGCAGCAGTGCGCAGCGTGGTGCGGGCTTGGATCGTCGCGACATCCAGGGTGGCGAGAACCGGTTGAGCCGGCGTGAGATGGGCCAGGGCATTGACGATGACGCCATCGCCGGTCGAGGAGGCGACGGTGACCGAATAGGCGCCGTGGGCATAGCCGAAGCCGAGGCGGACCGAGAGAAGCTGTCCCTCGGGAGCAAACATGGGGCTGCGGAATTCGAGATCGGTGATGGCCATGGCAGGCAGGTCAGCCTCGCGCATGGCCTGGCTGATCAGTTCGACATAGCCAGTGCCGGGCATGAGAGCTTCGCCGGAGGCCAGGCGGTGTTCATTGAACAGCCAGTTGGTCCTGGCGGCGATGTCGGCCTCGAGCCAGACCGTGCCGTCGCCATCCTCGATCCAGCGCTGGAAGAAGGGGCCCTTGGCCGGCTGGAGCGTCCTGGTGGCTTCGTCGCTTTCGACAATGCTGCGGGCAGCCATACCAACCTGGGTCCAGATGCCCCAGTGGACGGCAACAGTCTTGCGGTCAGTACGCGATGCCTGGCTTTCGGCAAAGGCGTTGAGGAAGGCATTGGCGGCGACATAGTCGACCTGGCCGGCAGGCGCGGAATCGCTACTGGTCGAGGAGAAAAGCACCAGGGTTTCGATCGGTTGATCGGCCAAGGCTTCGGCCAGCACCATGGTGCCGACCACCTTGGGCGCGAGCACCAGCTCGGCGGACTCGACCGTCTTGGCGAGCAAAGGCGCATCATCGACCATGCCGGCCGTGTGGAGCACGCCGGTGAGGCTGCCCCACTTCGCCGTGATCTGGTCGAGCGCGTTCTTCACATCGAGCGGATTGGTGACGTCGCCCTGCAGCGCGAGCACTTCGCCGCCAGCCTGTTCCATGGCCTCGATGGCGGAGATGGCGGTGCGGCGGCGGTCAGTGATTGGCAGGACACGGGTGAGCACTGGCCATTGTTCGCGCGTCGGCAGGGCCGTGCGAGCGAGGAGCGCAATGCGGGCTTTTTTGGTGGTCACGAGCTGGGATGCAAAGGTCAGGGCGAGATCGCCGAGACCACCGGTCAGCAGGTAGGTGCCATTGTCGCGGAACAGCGCGGTGCGATCCTGCGGCTCGGTGAGCGGCAAGGCGACATGGGTGCGCGACCAGCGGCGGGCCTTGCGCCAGGCGACAACTTCGGAACCTGCGTCGGCGGAGAGTTCGTCTACAAGCGTTTCGAGCAGGTCGTCCGCGGTGACGGTAGACGCCTTGGACTTGCTGCCACGATTGGCGGCAGCGCGGGTTTCAAGCTCCACGTCGATGAGGCGCAGGGTGGTGCCTTCGAATTCGCGCGGAATGACGAGGGCCGGACCTTCGAGCGTGGCCTTTTCCGGATGCGCCAGGCCTTCGCCATCGACCTGCTGGGCGCCATTGGTGATGGCGGTGATATGCAGCTTTGGCGCGATATTGGCCTCGGACAGCGCCTGCATGAGATGCATCAGGCCCTGGAAGCCATTTTCCTGGATGCGGTTGAAGAAGCTCGAGCCGGGGCGGAAGCTGGCGGTGTGGGTCAGCAGCGGCAGGTAGGCGACGCGGTCGGGGTTGACCTGATCGGCGGCAAGGCCGGCGGCGAGCGCGTCATAGCCGGCGCGGCCATGTTCGGGGCAGACGACATAGGTATCGGCATCGCGGCGCGCGAAGCCATCGCCAGCGGCGATGGTCACGACGCGATGGCCCTGATCGCGCAGGCGTTGCGCTAGGCGTTGCCCGGTATCGGCGTCGTTGAGGAAGACAAGAAAAGTGTGCTTCTCGGCGGTGCCACCGGCGACGATGTCGGGGACGGAGCGGCGCCAGGCCGGGCGATAGCCCCAGGCGGCCATGTCGTCGAGACGCAGCAGCGGGGCTTCGCCCTCGGCTGACGGCTGCTGGCGCTCGATGAAGAATTTGCGATGCTGGAAGGGATAGCTGGGCAAGTGAATACGGCGGCCGGCGGAGACGAGCTTTTCGGCCGGCACCGAGAGGCCGGTGGCCCAGACGCGACCGATGGCGGTCAGGCAATAGATCTGGTCATCGACCTTTTCATCGGGATGCGGCAGGGCGTTGATGACGCGGTTGGCGTCGATATTGCCCTGCGCCTTGGCCAACGAGGACAGGGCGCGCGACGGACCGGTCTCGATATAGATGAGCGATGCATCGCCGCTCAGTTCGGCCAGGCACTGTTCGAAGCGCACTGTGGAACGCAGGTGGCGCGTCCAGTAATCCGGGCTGGTGGCATCGGCGGCAGACAGCGTCTGTCCGGTGACATTGGAGATGATGCGGATGTTGGGCGGGCTGAGGCGGATGCTGGCGAGGAAGGCCCGGAAAGGCGCGAGGATCGGCTCGAGCATCTGCGAATGAGCAGCGACGTCGATGGTGATGCGGCTGGCATCGATCCCTTGGGCCTTGAGGCGTTCGGTAAAGCCATCGAGCGCCTCATCGGGGCCGGAGACAACGCAGAGGCCGGGGGCATTGACCGAGGCCATGTCGAGTTCTGCCGGGAGCAGGTCGCGTAGCTGTGCCTCGCCGACCGGCACCGACAGCATGCCGCCTTTGGGCAGGCTTTCGAAGAGCTCGCCGCGCAGGCGGACGAGGTTGACCGCATCCTTGAAGGTGAAAACACCGGCAAGACAGGCCGCAGAATTTTCGCCCATGGAGTGGCCAACTAGCGCCTTGGGCGTAATGCCGCGCGCCATGAAGAGGCGGCCGAGGGCAACCTCGATGATGAGAATGGCGGGCAGCTGGATCGAGGGGCGCAGCAGGCGGGCAGCGGGCTCGTCGGCTTCGAGCCAGGCGGTGCGCAGTTCGGCAGCGGCCGGGACAGGCAGATAGGCAATGCCTTCATCGACGAGGCGCTGGAAGGCCTTGTCGTTGCGATAGAGATTGCGCGCCATGCCGTGGTGCTGGGCTCCACCGCCGGGGAAGAGGAAAACCGCGCCGGAAGCATTGTCGAGCGCTGTGTGTGCGGACACGCGCTTGAGCTCGGGTGTCAGCAAGGCGTTGCTGGCATCGGCATGGTCGCGCACGGCGAGGGCGGCGCGATGCTCGAAAGCCTCACGGCCATGGAGTAGCGTATGGGCGATGTCGGCAAGCGGGGTATCGGCGTTATCGCGGATGAATTCGCCGAGGCGGACCTGGGCCGCGTCGAGCGCCTTACGGCTCTTGGCCGAGAGCAGCAGCAAGGTCGGTTCGCTGTCGCCCCCGGCGGTCGCGGAGGCCACCTTAGGCGGCTGCTCGATGACGACATGTGCATTGGTGCCGCCGACACCCAGCGAATTGATGCCAGCGCGACGCGGCGCAGCGGTCGCCGCCCAATCGGTCAGCTTGTCGTTGACAACAAAGGGGCTATTGGTGAAATCGATGGCCGGATTGGGCTTTTCAAAACCAAGCGTAGGCGGGATCTTGCCGTGCTTGACGGTCAGCGCAGCCTTGATGAGGCTGACGACGCCGGCGGCCGTATCGAGGTGGCCGATATTGGATTTGACCGAACCGACGCGGCAGAAATTGCGGCGCTGGGTGCCGAGGCGGAAGGCTTCGGTCAGCGCCTGGATTTCGATGGGATCGCCGAGATAGGTGCCGGTGCCGTGGCATTCGACATAGCCGATACTGTCGGGTTCGATGCCGCCGAGGCCCTGGGCCTCGATGATCGCTTCGGCCTGGCCGGTGACGCTGGGGGCGAGATAGCCCGCCTTGCTGGCGCCGTCATTGTTGATGGCGGAAGCCTTGATGACGGCATGGATGGTATCGCCATCGGCGATGGCATCGGAAAGGCGACGCAGTGCGACGACGCCGACACCGCTGCCGAACACCGTGCCGGCAGCGCGATGATCGAAGGCGCGGCAATGGCCATCGGGGGAGAGGATTTCCCCTTCCTGGAAGCTATAGCCGCGGCGATGCGGCTGCTCGATGGTGACGCCACCGGCCAGCGCCATGTCACATTCGCCATTCATCAGGCTCTGGGCGGCGTAATGCACGGCGACCAGCGAGGAGGAGCAGGCGGTCTGCACATTGACGCTGGGGCCGCGCAGGTCGAGGCTGAAGGAGACGCGGGTGGACAAGAAGTCCTTGTCATTGCCGGTGTGGCGCAGCAGGAACATGCCGGTCTGGTCGACCAGTTCGCGGTCGCTGCAAACGTTGAAATAGAAATAGCTGCCCATGCCGCTGGCGGCAAAAACGCCGACGGGGCCCTGCTGGCGGCTGGGCATGCGGGCGGCATCCTCGAGCGCCTCCCAGGCGCATTCGAGGAAGTGGCGATGCTGGGGGTCCATGACCGCGGCTTCCTTGGGGCTGAGGCCAAAGAAGTCGGCGTCGAAAAATTCCATCTCCTGCAGGTCGGAGGTGCGCGGCACGTAATTGGCTTCGTGGATCGGATCGCCGGCCCGCTCGGCTTCGGCCAGTTCCTCGGGCGTCAGCTGGCGGATGGATTCCACACCACCCAACAGGTTGGCCCAGAAGTCCGAGACCGTGTTTGCTCCGGGAACGCGCAGCGCCATGCCGACGATGGCGATGTCACTCGCGGAAATCTCTGAAGCGTCCAACATGCAGATTGCCCTCATTCCCGGCGGCGGGTTTTGAACCCACCGCAGCCCATGAAACAATCCTAGCGCAATCAATACTAGTGATAAACGCCCTCTCAGCAATCGTTACCAGATTGGTTACTTTGCTGAACCTGATGTGTTTTGAGCAAAGGCGAGACACGCAAGATGTATGGCATACATACATCGACATTGGCGCGGCAACAGATGCTATTTGTATTCGATCAGGGTGGATCGGCCCTGCCGCAGGCGGGTCAGATGATATTTGATTACGCCCTGTGCCTCGGGGAACTTGCCGATCGTCGAATAGAGCGCAGCACGCCAGGATGAGGGCGACAATCCGGACCGCCCGGCCTGGCGCAGGATATTGGCTGGATAGGCCAGCAACAACAGGAGCGACCATGGTGTGATCAAGGTCCCGAGGAGCGCGATCGGTGCAATGGCCGACCAGGCCAGCGCTCGGATCACATTGCGCTGCCAGATCCGCTTGGGGGACCCGCGGTGAAGGAAGGCCACTTCGGCAAAGGCGTGGCCGGCCCGCAGGGCGCGGCGCCACCATTGCCGGAACTGCAGGATATTGGCGTCATGCAGTGTCATCTCGGCATCGAGGCGCCAGATGTTCCAGCCGCGCTCGCGCAGACGCAGGCAAAGCTCGGGCTCCTCACCGGCAATCAGGCTGTCGCGAAAACCACCCACAGCGGAAAAGCACTCGGTCCGGATCAGAAAGTCCCCGCCACTCTCGACGATATCGCCCTTGGGCCCATTCCACTCCGCGTCGCACATGGCATTGTAGACGGAGTGTTCGGGATGGCGTTCTCGGCGCCGGCCGCAGACCAGGGCAATTTCGGGCCGCCCATCGAGAAACACACTCGCCGTCTCGATCCAGCGTGGATCGAGGGTACAGTCGCCATCGACGAACTGGACATGGTGCAGGTCGGGATGGCTCTTCAACAGGGCGGCATAGCCGGCATTGCGGGCCCGGGCGGCGGTAAAAGGCAGCGCCTGGTCGAGGTCGATGACAGCGACACCAGCCATTTCGGCCTTGATCTGGCTGCCGTCGGAGGAGCCGGAGTCGACATAGACCGTCCGCGCCGACAGCTCGCCGAGCGAGGCGAGGCAATCGACCAGCCGCTGGCCCTCATTGCGGCCGATGACCACGACACCGACGCTGTCGCTGCTCATTTGCTCGCCCAGGGCGACAGGCTGGCGAGGAAATCGCGCACGAGGAACGGCGGGTCATTGTTGGGCCGGCGCTGCAGCAGCTGACGCAGGTGCCAGATGGATTGACCGGCCATCCAGGCGAGATCAATGGCAAACTTGCCGATGCGCGAATGATGCTTTTCGAAATAGCGATTGCGCGAGTTGAACCAGTAGGCGGGCCGGCGATTGAGGCGCCGCGGCTCCCTGGAGCTGACGCCGGTCGATTGCCCGCACAAATGGACGACGTGACTCTGCGGCACCGTCCAGCACTGCCAGCCGGCATCGGCGGCGCGACGGCAGAAATCCAGTTCCTCGTAATAGAGGAAATAGCCGTCATCCAGTTCGCCGATCTGATCGAGAACCTCGCGACGGACCAGCATGGAGGCGCCGGAGACCCAGTCGGCGCGACTGGGTGACGCGCCGATCGGCAGCACCACGCGCCAGCGGTCGAGCAGGCGCGAAACGGGACCTAACCGCGCCTCGCCTTCGAACTCACCCAGGGCCGAGGGGAAACGGAACGAGCAGGCCTGGGGTGTGCCATCTGGGTCTTCGAGCAGGCTGCCGACGATGCCCGCATCAGCGTGCCGGGCGAGGAATTGCACCAGGTGGCCGATGGCGCCGGGTCGAACCAGAGTGTCCGGATTGAGCAACAGATAGGCACGCGCCTTGTCCCAGCGGGTGTCGGCGGCGTGGATGGCCTGGTTGTTGCCATAGGCAAAACCGCCATTGATGGGCAGGTCGATGCAGGCGATGCGATCGGTCCAGCCATTGTCCGCGATCGCCGACCGGATCAGTTCTCCCGAACCATCGCCGGATACGCCATCGACCACCATGACGCGCGTCGAGGCTGGCAGGAAAGGATCGGCAATGATCGAGGCCAGGCAATCAATCGTCAGGTGGGCAGTTCTGTAGTTCACGATGGCGATCGTCAATTCATGCATTGTCGCCCCACAACAGATAAGAACCAATCTCACCATGAACACTAACAGATCGCAGCTCTGCAATAACGCGCTTTGTGAATCTCGGTAAATTCTGAAACACTGACCCCGACAGACAGTACTTCGGGGAGATGGCGTGCTGCGTAGGATCGCCTTGACTGCAATGATCGGGGGGCTGGCTGGCGTGCTGCTCGGCTGCCGCAAGACGCCGCGCGCCGTGTTGACCGAGGCGGAAGCGCGCGATCTCTATGCGACGCCGCTGACAGCGCCAACCGGACCACAGACCGTCTTTCATCTTGGCCATAGCCTGGTGGGACGGGACATGCCGGTCATGCTCGCGCAATTGGCGGGTGAGGGACATGCCTCGCATTTCCAGATCGGCTGGGGCACATCGCTCAAGGGGCATTGGGACGACGAGGTCAATGGTCTCGTCGAGGAGAATGATCATCCTGCGGCCCGCGGCGCGCCCGGTGCTGTGGACGGCGGGGGCTATGACGCGGTTGTCTTCACCGAAATGGTCGAGATCCGCGATGCGATCCGCTACCACGACAGCGCCGACTATCTGCATCGCTGGGCCAGACGGGCCCGCGCCGCCAATCCCAGCGTGCGGCTGTATTTCTATGAAAGCTGGCCAACCATCGATGACGAGGAAGGCTGGCTCGTCCGTGTCGAGAAAGACCTGGCCCGGCACTGGGAAGCCGAGATCCTGCTTCCGGCAGTGCGCGCCGGCGGAGAGCCTATCTATCTCATTCCCGGCGGGCAGGCCCTTGCCGCGACGGTCAAGGCGGTTATGGCGGCCGGTGGCATCGACGGCGTATCCCGGCTCGAGGATTTCTTCGCAATAGCGGCGGACGGATCGCAAGACACAATCCACCTCAGCGACCTGGGCAATTACGTCATCGCAGTTACTCACTACGCTGTACTTTACCAGACCGACCCGACCGGCCTTCCACATGCGCTGATGAAGGCAGACAACAGTCCCGCGACACCTCCCGGACCACAGCTTGCCGAACTTATCCAGCGGACTGTTTGGGATACTGTTGTCGGTTACGAAAAGACCGGTATCCACAGGCTTGTGTAACAGCAAGGCTACACACACGACTTGAATCCGATCACATTTACCATTGATCTGGACAGTCAATGGACAACGCTCCGGCAGCGGAATAGTGAATTAACATCGGGAGAGCGAGAGCAGGGCAAAAAGAAAAATGCACGCAACTAAGTTGTTTTCTCTGCTGTGCTTTCTTTTTTGCGCGCAGCCAGTTTTTGCCCAGTCGACCTACCGACTCCAGCCCGGAGACGCCGTCGAAATCTGGGTTGCGCAGTCGGCCGACTTGACGCGGAACGTTACGCTCGCCCCTGACGGATGGATTTCCATGCCGCTTGCCGGTGCGATGCAGGCACAGGGCATGACGATCGAGGCGCTGCAGGGCGCGCTGATCGACCGGCTGCAGCCGTTTTTCAAGGAAGACGTGGGGCTCAACGTATCGCTGGTGCCCAGCGAACAGAACCAGCCCAGCATCTTCATTGCTGGCGATGTCGAAGCCCCCGGCCAATATCCATTCCGCCCCGGCATGACTGTGCTGCATGCGGTCAGTGTTGCCGGCGGGCTCTACCGCACCGCGCTCGAAGCCTCCGACCGCGACCGGTCGATGGAAGTCCAGGGGCTGATCGCCAATGGGCAGAAGCGCATGGACGAGCTCAACATCATCATTGCCCGGCTCAATGCGCAGATAGCCGGCCAGGACGAATTCACCGTGCCTGCCGAAGTGAGCGCGGCTGGGGCCGCTGGCTTTGCCGGTCGCGAACAATCGCTGATGACGATGCAGGACAACAATATCCGCGACCAGCAGGCTGCATCCGCCAGGCTGACGACGATCAACCAGGAGTCGATCGCGGCGATCGACGACCAGATCAAGGGCATCACCGAGCGTATCGCCCTGTCACAGGAACGCCTGTCAGCGACCAGCACCCTGGCGGAGCGCGGCGTGGTGCAAGCGAGCCAGGTGCGCGAAATCGAGGTCAATATCGTCGATATGCAAACCTCCATCAGCCAGTTGCGGACCAGCATTGCGACACAGCAGGCCGCGATCATGACCGAGCAAAGCCGGGTCGCCACGCTGGTCCAGCAGTATCATGTTGGGCTCGTCACAGACCTGAGCGCCGCCGAGCGGGAGCGCGAGGCCTTGACCGAAGATCTGGCGAATTATCTGCAGACGCTGTCACTCTATGAGCCATCAGCCGAGAGCCCGACCGTCCTGCGCTACGAAATCATTCGTACCAGCGACAGCGGCGAACTTGATGTCGACGCCACCGAGCGCAGCACGATCCTTGCCGGTGACCTGATCCGCGTCACCATGAGCACGCTCGACGCGGAGCCCGGCACATCGGCTGCGACACCTGTCCCGGACAACACGACCTCGCTGCCGACGGCAGTGAGCGAACCCAGCTAGCAAGGCCCAGACCATGGAGAATGAACTCTTTCTCGTGCGCTACTACTGGAGCCTGCTGCGGCGCCACCCGTTCCGCTGGCTGCTGCCCATGCTGGTGGTGGCGGGCATCGGCGGCTATGTCGTGATGCAGGAGCCACGGGTTTACCTGTCGACCGCGCGCGTGGCTGCACAGTCGCCGGAGACCTCGGGCACGCTGGTCCAGTCGACCGTGACCAACGAGCGCCTGCAGTTTTTCGAGCAGCGCATCTTTGCGCGCGACAATCTGGTGGCGCTGGCGAACACGCTCGAGCTGTTTCCGCAGATGCGCGCCAGCATGACCAATGGCCAGATTGCCGATACCGTTCGCCGGCTGATCACGCTGCAGGTCATGCCGACCAATCCCAATGATCCGTCATCGAACTCGGCGGTCTTGACCATCGGTTTCATGGCCGACACGCCCGAAATGGCCGCCGCTGGTGCCGGCGAGATCGTCAAGATGCTCATCCTCGATAATCGCACGGCGCGTCTCACCGAAGCGACCGACCTGCGGACCTTCCTTGAACAGGAAGTCATCAACCGGCGCGACCAGACGGTGCAGCTTGACGCAGAGTGGAATGCGTTCATCGCCACCAACGAGGCGCTGCTGCCCAGCCGGTTGTCGATCTATTCGACGGAAATGCAGGAACTGCAGGGCGAGATGCAGACCATCCAGACGGCCAGCACGACCCTGGCTGCGGACACCCGTGTTCTCGAAACCCAGCTCTCGGTCGCCAATCGACCGATTGCTGGCACCGAAACACAGCTCGCTGCACTGCGTCAGGAACTGGCAACCAAGCAGATAACCTATTCGGATACGCATCCCGAGATCATCTCGCTGCGTTCGCGCATTGCCGCGCTCGAAAACAGCACCGATGGTTTGGGCGAGACCCCCGCCGATGCGACAGAGCCGGTCGTCACTGCCGTCACCGCCGAAGGCGCCATGCTGGCCGAACGCATCGCTTCGGCGCGGCAACAGGAAGCCGACTATGCGACGCGGCGCGCCGAAATCGAGGAACGGCTCAGCTGGTTGCGCGGCAGGATTGCGCAGATGCCAGGCGTCGAGGCCGATATGTTGACGCTGCAGCGTCGCCACGAAGCCGCCGAGGAAAATCTCGCTGACATGCAGAACCGCCTCGACACGGCGCGGATCGGCGAGCGGCTCGAGACAACCCAGACGCAATCGCAGATCTCGATCATCGACCAGCCCGATGTTCCGACCAATCCCACCAGCAGCACCCGCACGCGCAACATGGCCATGGTGGCGGCGCTGTCCCTGTTTGCCGGCTTCGGCATCCTGATCCTGCTCGACCTGCTCGACCGGACGATCAAGAGCAAGCGCGACCTGAGGGACATCCTCGAGGGTGGCACGCTGGCAGTTATCCCCAGCTGGAAACCGAACAAGGGCAAAACTCCCCGGGCGCGGCTCGCCTCGCTTGCAGGGCTCTTGGCCTTGGGCGCATTGTCGGGATCAACCAGTATCGACACGCCGCATGAACAGTCGGCGGAACGGACGCAGGACGCGGCCAGGCACAGCTGAGCAGGAGATACACATGGAAAGCTTCATCAATGCTCTCGCGCGTGCCCAGGACCCAAGTTGGTCCCAGGTCCAAACGCTGCCAACCACGGATATTCCGCAGCTCAAGATCAGCGAGCGGGTGCTGGCATTGTCACCAGACAAGCTCAAGGCCAATCGCATCGTCAGTTTTGACGGCAGCGACGGCATTACCCGGACCTTCGACGTCTTGCGCAACACTTGCACGCGTGACCTGTCGCCACGCGTGGTCGATCGGCCGATCCTGGGCGTCACCTCGCCGAGCATTGGCTGTGGCGCCTCGACCACGGCGATAAACCTCGCCTTCTCGCTGGCGCGCCAGCAGAAGGGCGCGGTGATGCTGGCCGATCTGACGCCGGCGGGCCAGGGCTGGTGGCGCCAGCTTGGCATTGACCAGATGGATCTGTCACCAAGCGCCCTGCGCGATACGGTGATGACCCTCGAGGTTGGCGACACCTCCTTGCGTGTGGCGAGCCTGCGGCCAGTGGTCGACGGCAAGTCGGGTGACGAGTTGAAGCTGGCCTTGCGCAATTGGGCCGCCGGTGCTCGTCGCGACCTGGGCCCGGTCACCATCGTGCTGGACCTGCCGCCACTGCTCACTGACGATCGCGTCGGTTCTTTCATTTCCGAACTCGACCTGGCTCTTCTCGTGCTGGCCACTGGCAAGTCGACCAAGGCGGAGCTTGAGACCTGCAAGAGCTATCTGCACGACGCGGCAAGCGTTCAGCTGGTGCTCAACAAGGCACGGGATTATGACCTCTAGCCGCGTATTGGCGTTGTACCATGTATGAGCGACATTTCGGGCTGCAGGTCCGGCCCTTCTCCATCCTGCCGGACCCGCATTTCCTCTATCTCGGCCGACATCACCAGATCGCCTATGCCATGCTGGAGTATGGCCTGGTCGGACAGGCCGGCTTTACCGTGATCACGGGCGCGATCGGTTCGGGCAAGACGACGCTGGTGCACAAGCTGGTCCATTCCATTCCCGGCATGCCGGTGACGCTGGGATTGATCTCGACGACCTCCATCGCCTCGGGCACGCTGATGGAATGGATCATGATGGCTTTCCGTCAGCCGTTCGAAGGCCTGTCCTATCCGCGCCTGCATCGTGATTTCGGCGACTTCCTGCTGCGACAGGCAGAAAGCGGACGCCGCGTCGTGCTGGTGATCGACGAGGCGCAGAATCTCAAGGCGGAGCGACTTGAAGAGCTGCGCATGCTGAGCAATCTCAATGTCGATCGCATGCTGCTGCAGCTGGTGCTGGTGGGGCAGCCCGAGCTGCGCCAGATGCTGCGCGAACCCAGCATGCGGCAGCTTGCCCAGCGCGTGTCATCTGATTTTCACCTGCCGCC includes these proteins:
- a CDS encoding AAA family ATPase, yielding MYERHFGLQVRPFSILPDPHFLYLGRHHQIAYAMLEYGLVGQAGFTVITGAIGSGKTTLVHKLVHSIPGMPVTLGLISTTSIASGTLMEWIMMAFRQPFEGLSYPRLHRDFGDFLLRQAESGRRVVLVIDEAQNLKAERLEELRMLSNLNVDRMLLQLVLVGQPELRQMLREPSMRQLAQRVSSDFHLPPLARTDAVPYFEHRLRVAGGRPGIFSRPAIYEIFDYAKGTPRSLNIVADKCLVYGFSDGVAKIGRRIVGRVIADIEQYGIYNPSDNPVDMPVAALQA
- a CDS encoding glycosyltransferase family 2 protein, with the protein product MHELTIAIVNYRTAHLTIDCLASIIADPFLPASTRVMVVDGVSGDGSGELIRSAIADNGWTDRIACIDLPINGGFAYGNNQAIHAADTRWDKARAYLLLNPDTLVRPGAIGHLVQFLARHADAGIVGSLLEDPDGTPQACSFRFPSALGEFEGEARLGPVSRLLDRWRVVLPIGASPSRADWVSGASMLVRREVLDQIGELDDGYFLYYEELDFCRRAADAGWQCWTVPQSHVVHLCGQSTGVSSREPRRLNRRPAYWFNSRNRYFEKHHSRIGKFAIDLAWMAGQSIWHLRQLLQRRPNNDPPFLVRDFLASLSPWASK
- a CDS encoding polysaccharide biosynthesis/export family protein; the protein is MHATKLFSLLCFLFCAQPVFAQSTYRLQPGDAVEIWVAQSADLTRNVTLAPDGWISMPLAGAMQAQGMTIEALQGALIDRLQPFFKEDVGLNVSLVPSEQNQPSIFIAGDVEAPGQYPFRPGMTVLHAVSVAGGLYRTALEASDRDRSMEVQGLIANGQKRMDELNIIIARLNAQIAGQDEFTVPAEVSAAGAAGFAGREQSLMTMQDNNIRDQQAASARLTTINQESIAAIDDQIKGITERIALSQERLSATSTLAERGVVQASQVREIEVNIVDMQTSISQLRTSIATQQAAIMTEQSRVATLVQQYHVGLVTDLSAAEREREALTEDLANYLQTLSLYEPSAESPTVLRYEIIRTSDSGELDVDATERSTILAGDLIRVTMSTLDAEPGTSAATPVPDNTTSLPTAVSEPS